In Rhodanobacter denitrificans, the sequence CTTCAGGCGCAGCTCGTGCAGCCAGCTGAAATAGTCCATGTCGCCGTTGAGGTACTGGCTGTACAGCGGCTGCATGTATGTGCCGAAGCTCTCGTGCAGCCACATGTCGTCCCAGTCGGCGTTGGTCAGCTGGTTGCCGAACCACTCGTGGGCGAATTCGTGCTGCAGCAGGCTGTCGTAGCCGTATCCGTTCAGGCGGTACTGGTTGCCGTAGGCGTTGAGGGTCTGGTGCTCCATGCCCAGGTGCGGGGTTTCCACCACACCCATCTTCTCGTCGCCGAACGGATACGGGCCGATCTGCTGCTCGAAGAAATCCAGCATGCGCGGGAACTCGCCGAACAGCCGCTGCGCGCCGGCCGCGTGTTCGGGCAGGTACCACAGCTGCATCGGGATGGTGTTGCCGTAGCGGCTGGCGTAATCGCCCTTGAGCAGCTTGAAGGGTCCGACGTTGATCGCGATCGCGTAGGTGTCGGGGTGCCTGGCGCGCCAGTGGTACGTGTGCCGGTCGCCCGCCTCGGTGATGCCGACCAGCACGCCGTTGCCGGGCGCGGCCAGCGTCTTCGGCACGGTGATGAAGGTGTCGACCAGGTCGGGTTCGCCCTGCGGCTGGTCGATGCACGGCCAGAACAGGTCGCAGCCCTCGCCCTCGACCGCGCTGGCCACCCACGGCTGGCCGTCGGCACTGTGGCTCCACACGAAGCCGCCGTCCCACGGCGCCTTCTTCGCCACGTGCGGTTGGCCGCCGTAGCGGATCGTCACGCTGACCTTGCCGCCGGCGGCGAGCATCGCCGGCAGGCGGATGCGCAGGCGACCGTCGGGGTTGCTCCATGTGCCGGCGGCGAGCGGGCGGCCGTCGAGGTCGATGCCGCCGATGGCCAGGTTGCGATCCAGATCCAGCAGCAGCGTGTCGGTGGTGGATGTCGCGGTGAAGCCCAGGG encodes:
- a CDS encoding M1 family metallopeptidase, which produces MPFRQQLLAACTALGLAACSGVPVARTVATAQPALTAQTLNSGGAMPAEQARVHFDHAELHFTVEPAAQRIDAVATLGFTATSTTDTLLLDLDRNLAIGGIDLDGRPLAAGTWSNPDGRLRIRLPAMLAAGGKVSVTIRYGGQPHVAKKAPWDGGFVWSHSADGQPWVASAVEGEGCDLFWPCIDQPQGEPDLVDTFITVPKTLAAPGNGVLVGITEAGDRHTYHWRARHPDTYAIAINVGPFKLLKGDYASRYGNTIPMQLWYLPEHAAGAQRLFGEFPRMLDFFEQQIGPYPFGDEKMGVVETPHLGMEHQTLNAYGNQYRLNGYGYDSLLQHEFAHEWFGNQLTNADWDDMWLHESFGTYMQPLYSQYLNGDMDYFSWLHELRLKLRNRHPIVSGSSRTEEQVYDEKAGPGQDIYNKGALMLHTLRQLIGDQAFFDSIRRLVYGRPDPKPGNFSPRYASTGDYVAIVDQVSGRKLDWLFDVYLRDAALPRLEQQRVGDTLKLRWVTEHGKPFPMPIEVQVGDSVHTLPMRDGSSQLQVPAGSLPIVDPRSKVLRELPHVAAYQQWLKQQRAAPRAGK